From Arcticibacter tournemirensis, one genomic window encodes:
- a CDS encoding SDR family NAD(P)-dependent oxidoreductase — MKMTKNNYQGSLQTPTGSEFNATSTAEDVIKGIDLRGKIAIVTGGNTGIGLETTRVLAEAGAKVIVPARDMEKAMANLKAIPNVEIEPMDLMDPGSIDAFAEKFLASGRPLHLLINNAGIMWVPLRRDIRGIESQLATNYLAQFQLTANLWPALKEANGARVVNISSQGHQFAPFDFDDPNFHQREYETLSGYGQSKTAVNLFSLELDNRAKAFNVRVYSLNPGSIGGTELGREAPLELFQKMGFCDAEGNILPEVLASLKTIPQGAATTIWCATSPSLENIGGVYCEDSDIARLASDTPMSNGVKAYSLDESSAKRLWVLSEEMTGITFDVE; from the coding sequence ATGAAAATGACAAAAAACAATTATCAGGGCAGCTTACAGACACCAACAGGCTCAGAGTTTAATGCCACATCTACGGCAGAAGATGTAATAAAGGGGATTGACCTCAGAGGAAAAATTGCCATCGTAACAGGTGGCAATACCGGTATCGGACTGGAAACTACCAGGGTATTAGCTGAGGCCGGGGCAAAGGTTATCGTTCCAGCAAGAGACATGGAGAAGGCGATGGCTAACCTCAAGGCAATTCCGAATGTAGAGATCGAGCCGATGGACTTAATGGATCCGGGTTCCATTGATGCTTTTGCTGAAAAGTTTCTGGCATCCGGACGACCCCTTCATTTATTAATAAACAATGCAGGAATAATGTGGGTGCCCTTACGCAGAGACATCCGCGGTATTGAATCACAATTGGCAACTAACTATTTAGCGCAATTCCAGCTGACCGCAAACTTATGGCCTGCTCTTAAAGAAGCGAATGGCGCACGAGTGGTTAATATTTCTTCCCAGGGACACCAGTTTGCTCCTTTTGATTTTGACGATCCAAACTTCCATCAACGCGAATACGAAACATTGAGTGGGTATGGGCAGTCAAAAACAGCTGTCAACCTTTTTTCACTTGAACTCGATAATCGGGCTAAAGCATTCAATGTTCGGGTATACTCTCTAAATCCGGGGTCGATCGGCGGAACCGAACTAGGGAGAGAAGCACCATTGGAGCTGTTTCAAAAAATGGGATTTTGTGACGCAGAGGGGAACATCCTGCCAGAGGTATTAGCATCATTAAAGACAATACCGCAGGGTGCTGCGACAACTATTTGGTGCGCAACCAGTCCATCACTCGAAAACATAGGAGGTGTATACTGTGAAGATTCAGATATAGCCAGGTTAGCTTCGGATACACCGATGTCAAATGGAGTAAAAGCTTATTCGCTTGATGAATCCTCCGCTAAACGATTGTGGGTGCTGAGCGAGGAGATGACGGGAATAACTTTTGATGTTGAATAA
- a CDS encoding helix-turn-helix domain-containing protein, with the protein MDHISKYLTKEIKLSCYDDKLFKSDLIFDDHMLVWFISGETKIIQADDTFYFKAGDIFLIPRNVLATIINYPKNGQPHKTVVMHLSQKRLKDFYAGVGLGEMKKTSQKIISFSNHPFLESCLASLIPYFDVEGEFPENIASLKITEAISVLREIDKDVDCLLANFDQPGKIDLVDFMQRNFMFNMSLEKLGYLTGRSLSTFNRDFRKFFNVTPQKWLTEKRLELAYYQLTAKKKKPTEVYLETGFEDLSHFSFAFKKKYGVAPSQLRSTGSEV; encoded by the coding sequence ATGGATCATATTTCTAAATATCTAACTAAGGAAATTAAGCTCTCATGCTATGATGATAAGCTGTTTAAATCCGACCTGATATTTGATGACCATATGTTGGTTTGGTTCATTTCTGGTGAAACTAAAATCATACAGGCAGACGATACTTTTTATTTCAAGGCCGGAGATATTTTTTTAATTCCCAGGAATGTACTGGCTACAATAATCAACTATCCCAAAAATGGACAGCCCCATAAAACGGTTGTTATGCACCTGTCGCAAAAAAGGCTAAAAGACTTTTATGCAGGCGTTGGTTTAGGAGAGATGAAGAAGACAAGTCAAAAGATCATCAGTTTTAGCAATCATCCCTTTTTAGAAAGCTGCCTGGCCTCACTTATACCATATTTTGATGTGGAGGGAGAGTTTCCGGAGAATATCGCCTCATTAAAAATAACTGAAGCTATCAGTGTTTTAAGAGAAATAGATAAAGATGTTGATTGTCTGCTGGCAAACTTTGATCAACCCGGAAAGATTGATCTGGTTGATTTTATGCAGCGGAATTTTATGTTTAATATGTCGTTGGAGAAGCTTGGTTATCTGACAGGTAGAAGCTTATCAACCTTCAACAGAGATTTCAGGAAGTTCTTTAATGTTACTCCGCAAAAGTGGCTTACTGAGAAACGACTTGAGTTGGCTTACTATCAATTAACCGCAAAGAAGAAAAAGCCAACTGAAGTTTATCTTGAAACAGGCTTTGAAGATCTTTCCCACTTTTCTTTTGCCTTCAAGAAGAAGTATGGGGTCGCTCCAAGCCAATTGCGATCTACTGGATCGGAAGTATAA
- a CDS encoding alpha/beta fold hydrolase gives MKNKQIQRVLTIFLMIVVGNGYGVYSQEQNGNHAIRNVVLVHGAFLDGSGWEGVYQELTQRGYNVTVTQHTLRDFDDDVAVVEKVISQQDGPCILVGHSYGGVVISAAGNHPNVAGLVYIAAHAPDAGELRADLVKKYPSAYKSLIKGDDGFDIVNPAKFAEDFAADLPIERATFMANAQVPTADKVFRAVIQKPAWKYKPTWYMVAGADRIINPDLERFYAGRAKSKKVVEIKGGSHAIYASRPKDVAALIIEAAAHAGKKD, from the coding sequence ATGAAAAACAAACAGATTCAAAGGGTACTCACAATCTTTTTAATGATTGTTGTTGGTAATGGCTACGGGGTGTATTCACAAGAACAAAATGGTAATCATGCTATCAGGAACGTAGTGCTTGTACATGGCGCTTTCCTGGATGGATCAGGTTGGGAAGGTGTGTATCAAGAATTAACCCAAAGGGGATATAATGTTACTGTCACGCAACACACCTTACGGGATTTCGATGATGATGTTGCTGTTGTTGAAAAAGTGATTAGTCAGCAGGATGGCCCGTGCATCCTTGTAGGGCATAGCTATGGTGGGGTAGTAATTTCGGCAGCAGGGAACCACCCCAACGTGGCCGGCCTGGTGTATATTGCAGCACATGCCCCTGATGCGGGCGAGTTGAGAGCCGATCTTGTAAAAAAATATCCATCAGCTTATAAATCGCTTATTAAGGGTGATGATGGATTTGACATTGTAAACCCGGCAAAGTTTGCTGAAGATTTTGCAGCTGATCTTCCCATAGAGAGAGCTACTTTTATGGCTAATGCACAGGTTCCAACCGCCGATAAAGTGTTCCGGGCTGTGATCCAAAAACCTGCTTGGAAATATAAGCCTACCTGGTATATGGTGGCTGGTGCTGATCGTATTATCAACCCTGATCTGGAACGATTTTATGCTGGTCGGGCTAAAAGCAAAAAGGTGGTTGAAATTAAGGGCGGCAGCCATGCCATCTATGCATCGCGCCCCAAAGATGTTGCCGCGCTTATTATTGAAGCGGCAGCCCATGCCGGAAAAAAGGATTAA
- a CDS encoding response regulator has translation MQDLTNQETKPLILLVDDNEEILDFISDDLEDKYSILKAYDGKEALDILLKEAVQLVVSDIMMPIMDGFELCKIIKSNFEFSHVPIILLTAKNNLQSKIEGLELGADAYIEKPFSPEYLKVQIANLLSNRNKIRQYFASSPLVHIKTMAYSKADENFLEKLNDTIYKNLANIDLDVEHLADMMNMSRPTLYRKIKAISDLTPNELINIARLKKAAELLREGNYKIYEISDMVGYNSQTHFGRNFSKQFGMSPSEYAMKK, from the coding sequence ATGCAGGATTTAACTAACCAGGAAACTAAACCATTGATCCTCCTTGTGGACGATAATGAGGAGATTTTGGATTTCATATCTGATGATTTGGAAGATAAATATTCCATTTTAAAGGCCTACGATGGAAAAGAAGCCCTCGACATCCTTCTTAAGGAAGCGGTTCAATTGGTCGTAAGCGACATCATGATGCCCATAATGGACGGCTTTGAACTTTGTAAAATCATTAAGTCGAACTTTGAGTTCAGCCATGTTCCAATCATCCTCCTGACAGCCAAAAACAACCTTCAGTCTAAGATCGAAGGCCTGGAACTGGGAGCGGATGCCTATATTGAGAAACCGTTCTCTCCTGAATATTTAAAGGTTCAGATAGCGAACCTGCTTTCTAACCGGAATAAGATCCGTCAGTATTTTGCGAGTTCGCCGCTTGTCCATATAAAAACAATGGCCTATTCGAAAGCCGACGAAAACTTTTTGGAGAAGCTGAACGATACCATTTATAAAAACCTTGCTAATATTGACCTTGATGTAGAGCATCTGGCAGACATGATGAACATGAGCCGCCCTACCCTATACCGCAAAATAAAGGCTATATCCGATCTCACACCCAATGAACTTATCAATATAGCCCGTTTAAAGAAAGCAGCAGAGCTTCTTCGCGAGGGTAATTACAAGATATATGAGATTTCGGACATGGTTGGTTATAACTCACAAACGCATTTCGGAAGAAACTTTAGCAAGCAATTTGGCATGTCGCCCTCAGAATACGCAATGAAGAAGTAA